A part of Aquaspirillum sp. LM1 genomic DNA contains:
- the acs gene encoding acetate--CoA ligase produces the protein MSTIESVLKETRSFPPSDAFRQKATISGMEAYNALCDQANQDYPGYWGGLARDLLTWHKPFTQVFDDSNAPFFKWFADGELNVSYNCIDRHLAQNADKVALIFEADGGEVNNVTYADLHRQVCLFANGLKSLGVTKGDRVIIYMPMVVEAIVAMQACARIGAIHSVVFGGFSAGAVKDRIEDAGAKLVVTANEGMRGGKTVPLKATVDEALTMDGTSSVQNVIVYQRTPTDVAWTAGRDVWLHDLVKDQSETCEPEWMNAEDPLFILYTSGSTGKPKGIQHSTAGYLLGAMNSFRTVFDFKQDDVYWCTADVGWITGHSYICYGPLANGATQIVFEGVPTYPNASRFWRMIQDHKVSIFYTAPTAIRSLIKLGADLPNQFDLTSLRLLGTVGEPINPEAWMWYYEVVGGSRCPIVDTWWQTETGSAMIAPLPGAVPTKPGSCTLPLPGIIADIVDESGAQVEPGRGGFLVIKKPFPSLVRTIWGDPDRFKKTYFPDEFNGQYYLAGDSANRDENGYFWIMGRIDDVLNVSGHRLGTMEIESALVANPLVAEAAVVGKPHDVKGEAVVAFVVLKGARPEGEEAKKIAAELKAWVAHEIGKIAQPDDIRFGENLPKTRSGKIMRRLLRSIAKGEEITQDVSTLENPQILTQLSAPL, from the coding sequence ATGTCCACCATCGAATCCGTCCTGAAAGAAACGCGCAGCTTTCCGCCGTCCGACGCTTTCCGTCAGAAGGCCACCATCTCGGGCATGGAAGCCTATAACGCACTGTGCGATCAGGCCAATCAGGATTACCCCGGCTACTGGGGCGGCCTGGCCCGTGACCTGCTGACCTGGCACAAGCCGTTCACTCAGGTATTTGATGACAGCAATGCGCCGTTTTTCAAATGGTTTGCCGATGGTGAGCTGAACGTCTCCTACAACTGTATCGACCGTCATCTGGCGCAAAACGCCGACAAAGTCGCGCTGATTTTTGAAGCCGATGGGGGTGAAGTCAACAACGTCACTTACGCAGATCTGCATCGTCAGGTGTGCCTGTTCGCCAACGGCCTCAAAAGCCTGGGCGTGACCAAGGGTGATCGCGTCATTATTTATATGCCGATGGTGGTGGAAGCCATTGTCGCCATGCAAGCCTGCGCCCGTATCGGTGCCATCCACTCGGTGGTGTTTGGCGGCTTCTCCGCTGGCGCAGTGAAAGACCGTATCGAAGACGCCGGTGCCAAGCTGGTGGTGACCGCCAACGAAGGCATGCGCGGCGGCAAGACCGTTCCGCTCAAGGCCACCGTTGACGAAGCACTGACCATGGACGGCACCAGCTCGGTGCAAAACGTGATTGTGTACCAACGTACCCCGACCGACGTGGCCTGGACTGCTGGCCGCGACGTCTGGCTGCACGACCTGGTCAAAGACCAGTCGGAAACCTGCGAACCGGAATGGATGAACGCGGAAGACCCGCTGTTCATTCTGTACACCTCCGGCTCCACCGGCAAACCCAAGGGCATCCAGCACAGCACCGCTGGCTACCTGCTGGGCGCGATGAATTCCTTCCGCACCGTGTTTGACTTCAAGCAGGACGACGTCTACTGGTGCACAGCCGATGTGGGCTGGATCACCGGTCACTCCTACATCTGCTACGGCCCGCTGGCCAATGGTGCCACCCAGATCGTGTTTGAAGGCGTGCCGACCTACCCGAACGCCTCGCGTTTCTGGCGCATGATTCAGGACCACAAGGTCTCGATTTTCTACACCGCCCCGACCGCCATCCGCTCGCTGATCAAGCTGGGTGCCGATCTGCCGAACCAGTTTGACCTGACCAGCCTGCGCCTGTTGGGCACGGTGGGTGAGCCGATCAATCCGGAAGCCTGGATGTGGTACTACGAAGTGGTGGGCGGCAGCCGCTGCCCGATCGTGGACACCTGGTGGCAAACCGAAACCGGCTCGGCGATGATTGCCCCGCTGCCGGGTGCCGTGCCGACCAAGCCGGGTTCTTGCACCCTGCCGCTGCCGGGCATCATCGCGGATATCGTTGACGAATCCGGCGCTCAGGTTGAGCCGGGCCGTGGCGGTTTCCTGGTGATCAAGAAGCCGTTCCCGTCGCTGGTGCGCACCATCTGGGGTGACCCGGACCGTTTCAAGAAAACCTACTTCCCGGACGAATTCAACGGCCAGTACTACCTGGCAGGCGACTCGGCCAACCGTGACGAAAACGGCTACTTCTGGATCATGGGCCGTATCGACGACGTGCTGAACGTGTCGGGTCACCGTCTGGGCACCATGGAAATCGAATCCGCCCTGGTGGCCAACCCGCTGGTGGCTGAAGCCGCCGTGGTGGGCAAGCCGCACGATGTGAAGGGTGAAGCCGTGGTGGCCTTTGTGGTGCTGAAGGGTGCCCGTCCGGAAGGCGAAGAAGCCAAGAAGATTGCAGCTGAACTGAAGGCCTGGGTGGCCCATGAAATTGGCAAGATTGCCCAGCCGGATGACATCCGCTTTGGTGAAAACCTGCCGAAGACCCGCTCGGGCAAGATCATGCGCCGCCTGCTGCGCTCGATTGCCAAGGGCGAGGAAATCACCCAGGACGTGTCCACGCTGGAAAACCCGCAAATCCTGACCCAGCTCAGCGCACCGCTGTAA